The following coding sequences lie in one Eschrichtius robustus isolate mEscRob2 chromosome 10, mEscRob2.pri, whole genome shotgun sequence genomic window:
- the LOC137771002 gene encoding NUT family member 2G-like yields the protein MASEGASPVLGTDVTMNPGASLPTFTAVPFPPPIPGAQHWPPWQQHLPRPITPAFPPGSSLLLPAFPRTPLVANGGRGPSAPGACNLTVQVRSQGRTVEAPQTQTFVVTQAPLNWSALGALSRSAACPAPVFLAIPVMGTLVTAPAVGVSQAGKGGWTPGFPPQAPPPAAQLAPIIRPVNSGPWPHGTSTEGCLATNQSNASQDGSSNPQREYSNFRRWQRFKPLARRHFRLSPDAEAFSCFLIPVLRSVARLNPTMPEEGLRRAVQEWRRLSNLDRMIYYEMAEKFMEFAAEEEMHIQHLQWMQCAQDLPPPAPPKLDPRGPPAPKVHLQPGTQVPTGVEGTACAPRMSGPRAQPSHPEPHRSQWPPEPKAPKEIPPETVREYVHRMEALVGHVHSATGKSHAECGKDGNELKQEEDDTYWDPCLLSYVDELRSREDSVTKVEAVIHPRFPAELFSPDPQLDFLALAEELKQEEGLTPEELVQKRLLALKEDEGGLAAPSHSAPGMGSSPSESHAGQGAQRHDQDRHRGVSDEACPPEIDVEALHRPIRTDTGPFVLRVFGPCRGRQEVSPFRAGRPSPPQGQRRTGPLLGPRDACVLREASPVREARGPRDASSEDEEALPILASLSASPQSLPPCQLSQSPAAASGLAPPGGWGAQSAPQAPSPQRRGPSPAPPAAPKSRKRALCGRPAAAEKLPIPGAGHGVSVRPALALGLARPSQPRKRKRDPFVTGKRRKKKRKHCSQ from the exons ATGGCTTCAGAAGGAG CATCTCCAGTGCTGGGAACGGATGTGACCATGAACCCCGGTGCCTCCTTGCCTACTTTCACGGCAgtgcccttccctccacccatTCCTGGGGCCCAGCACTGGCCACCCTGGCAGCAGCACCTGCCACGTCCCATCACCCCAGCATTCCCTCCTGGCAGCAGCCTGCTGCTGCCAGCTTTCCCCAGGACGCCTTTGGTGGCTAATGGTGGCCGTGGCCCCAGTGCCCCTGGGGCTTGCAACCTCACTGTCCAAGTCAGGTCACAAGGGAGGACAGTGGAGGCCCCCCAGACTCAGACCTTTGTCGTTACTCAGGCCCCCCTCAACTGGAGCGCTCTAGGGGCCCTTAGCAGGAGTGCTGCATGTCCTGCACCCGTATTCTTAGCAATCCCTGTGATGGGGACCCTTGTGACTGCTCCAGCTGTTGGAGTTAGTCAGGCTGGCAAGGGAGGCTGGACCCCAGGCTTTCCTCCTCAAGCTCCACCACCAGCTGCCCAGCTGGCCCCTATCATTCGCCCAGTGAACTCTGGGCCATGGCCACATGGCACTTCCACGGAGGGCTGCCTGGCCACCAACCAGTCCAACGCCTCGCAGGATGGCTCCTCTAACCCCCAGAGAGAGTACAGTAACTTCCGACGTTGGCAGCGCTTCAAGCCCCTGGCCCGGAGACACTTTCGCCTGAGTCCTGATGCAGAAGCTTTTTCCTGCTTTCTTAT CCCAGTGCTTCGATCCGTGGCCCGCCTGAATCCCACCATGCCGGAGGAGGGACTGCGGAGGGCCGTGCAGGAATGGCGGCGCTTGAGCAACCTTGACCGGATGATCTACTACGAGATGGCGGAAAA GTTCATGGAATTTGCGGCCGAGGAGGAGATGCACATTCAGCATTTGCAGTGGATGCAGTGCGCGCAGGAcctgcctcctccagccccaccgAAGCTGGATCCTCGGGGGCCCCCAGCCCCGAAAGTGCACCTTCAGCCAGGCACCCAGGTTCCCACTGGAGTTGAAGGCACAG CCTGTGCTCCCAGGATGTCcggccccagggcccagccctcgCACCCGGAGCCACACAGATCCCAGTGGCCCCCGGAGCCCAAGGCGCCCAAGGAGATTCCCCCTGAGACTGTGAGGGAGTATGTGCACAGGATGGAGGCGCTGGTGGGGCACGTCCACTCAGCCACGGGCAAGTCACATGCAGAATGTGGAAAGGACGGAAATGAGCTGAAGCAGGAAGAGGACGACACCTACTGGGACCCGTGTCTCTTGAGCTACGTTGACGAGCTGCGTTCCCGGGAAGACTCTGTCACCAAG GTGGAGGCAGTCATTCATCCTCGATTCCCGGCAGAATTGTTTtccccagacccacagctggatttcTTGGCCCTTGCTGAGGAGCTGAAGCAGGAGGAAGGACTCACCCCTGAAGAA CTGGTGCAGAAACGACTCCTGGCCTTGAAAGAGGACGAGGGTGGGCTGGCAGCCCCGAGCCACAGTGCACCCGGAATGGGCTCAAGTCCATCTGAGTCCCACGCCGGCCAAGGTGCCCAGAGGCACGACCAAGACCGCCATCGAGGGGTCAGTGATGAAGCCTGCCCACCAGAGATTGATGTTGAGGCTCTTCATAGGCCCATCCGAACAGACACTGGCCCGTTCGTGCTCAGAGTCTTTGGTCCCTGTCGAGGACGTCAGGAGGTCTCTCCATTCCGGGCCGgacggccctcccctccccaaggtCAAAGGCGCACTGGCCCTCTACTGGGACCGAGGGATGCATGTGTTCTCAGAGAGGCGTCTCCTGTTCGGGAGGCCCGAGGGCCCAGGGACGCGTCCAGTGAGGACGAGGAGGCGCTCCCCATCCTGGCCTCCCTCTCGGCCTCTCCGCAGAGCCTGCCGCCTTGCCAGCTGTCCCAGAGTCCTGCCGCTGCCTCAGGCCTGGCCCCCCCTGGAGGTTGGGGGGCCCAGAGTgctccccaggccccctcccctcagagaAGAGGCCCCAGCCCAGCTCCACCAGCCGCTCCCAAGTCGAGGAAGCGGGCTCTGTGTGGGCGCCCAGCCGCTGCTGAGAAGCTGCCCATCCCCGGGGCTGGCCACGGGGTCTCTGTGAGGCCAGCCTTGGCTCTGGGGCTGGCTCGCCCCTCACAGCCGAGAAAGAGAAAGCGTGACCCGTTTGtcacagggaagaggaggaagaagaagaggaagcacTGCAGCCAGTAG